The following proteins come from a genomic window of Sorghum bicolor cultivar BTx623 chromosome 3, Sorghum_bicolor_NCBIv3, whole genome shotgun sequence:
- the LOC8085444 gene encoding zinc finger protein ZAT11, with product MAKRERAAWEVEAGAAADTARLLMLLAQAQQQHLLQQHAHHHHHHHHGVGVPPFPAGRAAVHGRVFECKTCSRQFPTFQALGGHRASHKRPRVLQQQQLQQQQTVVADHAGQLCLGRQPLQLPLPTTTTPQQAKPRVHECPVCGLEFAVGQALGGHMRRHRAEAEAEATEAPSKVMMRPAHDKTCDVAGGICLDLNLTPSENCAKCRSVVVLGAAAGQGVHKTLAMLDCSL from the coding sequence ATGGCCAAGAGGGAGAGGGCGGCGTGGGAGGTGGAGGCGGGCGCCGCCGCGGACACGGCCCGCCTGCTCATGCTCCTCGCGCaggcgcagcagcagcacctcCTGCAGCAGCacgcccaccaccaccaccaccaccaccacggggTCGGGGTGCCGCCGTTCCCCGCGGGGCGCGCCGCAGTGCACGGGCGCGTGTTCGAGTGCAAGACGTGCAGCCGGCAGTTCCCCACGTTCCAGGCGCTCGGGGGCCACCGCGCCAGCCACAAGCGCCCGAGGGtgctccagcagcagcagctacaGCAGCAGCAGACAGTCGTCGCCGATCACGCGGGGCAGCTCTGCCTCGGGCGCCAGCCGCTGCAGCTGCCgctgccgacgacgacgacgccgcaGCAGGCCAAGCCGAGGGTGCACGAGTGCCCCGTATGCGGGCTGGAGTTCGCCGTCGGCCAGGCGCTCGGCGGCCACATGCGCCGGCACCGCGCcgaggccgaggccgaggccaccgaggcGCCCAGCAAGGTGATGATGCGCCCGGCGCACGACAAGACCTGCGACGTCGCCGGTGGGATCTGCCTGGACCTCAACCTCACGCCGTCGGAGAACTGCGCCAAGTGCCGGAGCGTGGTGGTGctaggcgccgccgccgggcagGGTGTACATAAGACGCTCGCCATGTTAGATTGCTCGCTGTAG